A genome region from Clostridium sp. JN-9 includes the following:
- the lgt gene encoding prolipoprotein diacylglyceryl transferase has protein sequence MNPIAFTIFGLDIRWYGIIIAGGMMVALILANYNAKWRDVNFDYLLDGFLITLPFSILGARLYYVLFEFSYYKDNPSQILNIRQGGLAIHGGILFAIITMYFYTRYRKLSFLKIFDVAAPSIILAQAIGRWGNFFNGEAHGGEVSYNFIKHFPLFIQKGMLIGGVYYQPTFLYESIWDVLVCIFLLYLLRKSKKIGIVFFTYIGMYSVGRFFIEGLRTDSLMLGPLRIAQVVSLCGILLWVSALIYYKIKD, from the coding sequence ATGAATCCAATTGCGTTTACTATTTTTGGGCTGGATATCAGATGGTACGGGATAATTATTGCTGGTGGAATGATGGTAGCACTTATACTGGCCAATTATAATGCAAAATGGAGAGATGTAAACTTTGATTATCTGTTAGATGGATTTTTAATTACATTACCATTTAGCATACTTGGGGCCAGGCTATATTATGTTTTATTCGAGTTTAGCTATTATAAAGATAACCCTTCTCAGATATTAAATATAAGACAAGGCGGGTTAGCCATACATGGAGGCATTTTATTTGCAATAATTACAATGTATTTTTATACAAGATATAGGAAATTAAGCTTTTTAAAAATATTTGATGTAGCCGCACCTTCAATTATTTTAGCCCAAGCTATAGGAAGATGGGGCAACTTTTTCAATGGAGAAGCTCATGGCGGTGAGGTATCTTATAACTTTATTAAGCACTTTCCCCTGTTTATTCAAAAGGGAATGCTTATAGGAGGAGTATATTACCAGCCCACTTTCCTTTATGAATCTATCTGGGATGTGTTGGTATGTATATTTTTATTATATTTATTGAGAAAATCTAAAAAGATAGGCATAGTCTTCTTTACATACATAGGCATGTATTCTGTAGGAAGATTTTTTATAGAGGGGTTGAGAACGGACAGTTTGATGCTGGGACCCTTAAGAATTGCCCAGGTTGTGAGCTTATGCGGAATCCTGTTATGGGTTTCTGCTTTGATATATTATAAGATAAAAGATTAG
- a CDS encoding ABC transporter ATP-binding protein, with protein sequence MKKLIQLTKGNRLLYISAILSIGVATLIAMIEPMVVKITIDSIIGDKPLSVPKAIENIIIKIGGRDVLQRNLWICALCLIALTSIRGIFLYFKGKLSAEAAENIARKLRVKLYDRIQNLPYKYHVNAESGDLIQRCTSDVDTVRRFFAMQMVEIGRAFFIVLFAIIMMLSLNRKMTLISMVIVPIIFAFSFVFFNKIKDTFQKADEQEAVLTSILQENLNGVRVVKAFGRESFEIEKYEEQNKKYRDLNYNITKILADYWGTSDFLCMLQIGLVLLSGIYFAVRGDISLGTLVVFNTYEGMLLWPVRQLGRILSDMGKMTVSLGRINNILETPVECENGKGLEPEIKGEINFENVSFGYDNDTPVLNDISFNVKKGETVAIVGPTGSGKSSMVHLLMRLYDYNKGSIKIDGVELKDIKRKWIRSNIGIVLQEPFLYSRTIKENIKIAKIMADDNEVKKAASMAAVHNVISSFEKGYDTIVGEKGVTLSGGQRQRVAIARTLIKNMPILIFDDSLSAVDAETDRIIREQLKKRSKGVTTFIISHRISTVMDADKIIVLNHGKIEQIGNHQQLIRKEGIYKRIWDIQNSSDRTDEHEKACNE encoded by the coding sequence ATGAAGAAATTGATACAACTAACTAAAGGCAATAGATTGTTATACATCTCAGCAATATTATCTATCGGAGTTGCTACATTAATTGCTATGATAGAGCCTATGGTGGTGAAAATTACTATAGATTCCATTATAGGTGATAAGCCGCTAAGTGTCCCTAAAGCAATTGAAAATATTATAATTAAAATTGGCGGCAGAGATGTTTTACAAAGAAATTTATGGATATGTGCACTATGCTTAATTGCATTAACAAGCATAAGAGGCATATTTTTATATTTTAAAGGCAAACTTTCCGCTGAAGCAGCTGAAAATATTGCTAGAAAATTAAGAGTGAAATTATATGATCGCATTCAAAATTTACCTTATAAATATCATGTAAATGCAGAATCCGGAGATTTAATTCAAAGATGTACATCTGATGTTGATACTGTAAGAAGATTTTTCGCAATGCAAATGGTTGAAATAGGAAGAGCATTTTTTATAGTGCTGTTTGCTATAATAATGATGCTTTCTCTAAACAGAAAGATGACTCTTATTTCTATGGTAATCGTACCTATAATTTTTGCTTTTTCATTTGTATTTTTCAATAAAATTAAAGATACTTTTCAGAAAGCAGATGAACAGGAAGCAGTTCTCACATCTATACTACAGGAAAATTTAAATGGAGTAAGAGTAGTAAAGGCATTTGGAAGAGAAAGCTTTGAAATTGAAAAGTATGAAGAACAGAATAAGAAGTACAGGGATTTAAACTATAATATAACAAAAATACTTGCAGATTATTGGGGAACTTCAGATTTTCTATGTATGCTTCAAATTGGACTGGTTTTGCTTTCAGGTATATATTTTGCTGTAAGAGGAGATATAAGCCTGGGCACTTTGGTTGTTTTTAATACCTATGAAGGAATGCTGCTTTGGCCCGTAAGACAGCTTGGAAGAATCTTATCTGACATGGGGAAAATGACAGTTTCTTTAGGAAGAATAAATAATATTTTAGAAACACCAGTAGAATGTGAAAACGGAAAGGGGTTAGAGCCTGAGATCAAAGGTGAGATCAACTTTGAAAATGTCAGTTTCGGATATGATAATGATACTCCTGTTCTAAATGATATAAGCTTTAATGTTAAAAAAGGTGAGACAGTGGCAATAGTGGGCCCTACCGGCTCTGGGAAGTCTTCCATGGTGCATCTTTTAATGAGACTTTATGATTATAATAAGGGATCTATAAAAATAGATGGAGTAGAACTTAAGGATATAAAAAGGAAGTGGATAAGAAGCAATATAGGTATAGTGCTTCAAGAGCCATTTCTTTATTCAAGAACAATAAAAGAGAACATTAAAATTGCCAAAATTATGGCTGATGACAATGAAGTTAAAAAGGCTGCTTCAATGGCTGCAGTGCATAATGTTATCTCGTCATTTGAAAAAGGATATGATACCATTGTGGGAGAAAAAGGTGTCACATTGTCCGGTGGACAGAGACAAAGAGTTGCCATAGCAAGAACTCTCATAAAAAATATGCCAATATTGATTTTTGACGATTCTTTAAGTGCAGTGGATGCTGAAACTGATAGGATAATAAGGGAACAACTTAAAAAAAGAAGTAAAGGTGTTACTACATTTATAATATCTCATAGAATTTCGACAGTGATGGATGCAGATAAAATAATAGTTCTTAACCATGGAAAGATTGAGCAAATAGGAAATCATCAGCAGCTTATCAGAAAAGAAGGAATTTACAAAAGAATATGGGATATACAAAATTCTTCTGATAGGACTGATGAACATGAAAAGGCATGCAATGAATAG
- a CDS encoding metal ABC transporter substrate-binding protein, with protein MFKKISSFVLLMSIMILFTACGSKQVSGNKSVNKNGKIQVAVSFNPLKEFAQAVGKDKIEVHTIVPDGTEPHDFEPKPRDMETINNADIFVYNGMGMESWTDKVLQTLDNKKLVTVAASKGITPVKNNNAAGSEDHGQYDPHTWLGLKEAKIEANNIKDALIKVDPSNKDYYEKNYADFAVQIDNLYNDYSNKFSTLQNKNFVTGHAAFAYFCRDFGLKQNSAEDVFAEGEPTAQKLKELVDYCKANKIKVIFSEELASPKVSQTLAREVNAKVERIYTIESSEDNKDYIESMKDNLSKVYESLK; from the coding sequence ATGTTTAAAAAAATTAGTAGTTTTGTTTTGTTGATGTCTATTATGATATTATTTACTGCATGTGGCAGTAAACAGGTTAGCGGGAATAAAAGCGTAAATAAAAATGGTAAGATACAGGTGGCTGTGTCATTTAATCCTTTAAAAGAGTTTGCACAGGCAGTTGGTAAAGATAAAATAGAAGTTCACACTATTGTACCAGATGGGACCGAGCCTCATGACTTTGAACCAAAGCCAAGGGATATGGAGACAATTAATAATGCTGATATTTTTGTATATAATGGAATGGGAATGGAGAGCTGGACTGACAAAGTTTTGCAGACATTAGATAATAAAAAGCTGGTGACAGTGGCGGCATCTAAAGGTATTACTCCAGTAAAAAATAATAATGCTGCTGGTTCAGAGGACCATGGGCAATATGATCCACACACATGGCTTGGCCTGAAAGAGGCAAAAATTGAAGCAAACAATATAAAGGATGCTTTGATAAAAGTTGATCCATCCAATAAGGATTACTATGAAAAGAATTATGCAGATTTTGCAGTTCAAATAGATAATTTATATAATGACTATTCCAATAAATTCAGCACTTTGCAAAATAAAAATTTTGTTACCGGACACGCCGCCTTCGCATATTTTTGCAGAGACTTTGGATTAAAACAAAATAGTGCTGAGGATGTATTTGCAGAAGGTGAACCTACAGCACAAAAACTTAAGGAACTGGTTGATTATTGCAAAGCAAATAAAATAAAAGTTATTTTTTCTGAGGAACTGGCAAGTCCAAAGGTTTCTCAGACACTGGCAAGGGAAGTAAATGCAAAGGTAGAGAGAATATATACTATTGAAAGCTCGGAAGACAACAAGGACTATATAGAAAGTATGAAGGATAATCTTAGCAAAGTATATGAAAGTTTAAAATAA
- a CDS encoding transposase, producing the protein MPRAARIKGENSIYHIMSRSISEFNLYRGVEDKEKYIEIMKKYKNIFKFKVYGYCIMNTHNHFIIDSNGADISKIMHGINHFIIDSNGADISKIMHGINQSYAQYYNKKYKRHGHVFQDRFKSKIVDNDKYLLTLSAYIHSNPMSIKKYSNKLEKYKFSSLGIYLGTMNDRFGLIDKEFILGHFSNNEINAKKTYLDFIRRITNNSVSENIEFKKEKTVYLSQRKIITRHFTVDDILKFLNERYQISESILRMKNCRSATEKRAIFVLLMRSLCNFKYKDICKVIGNITQSRVSMLCNIGVKLVNSEEKYIGILDEIIVR; encoded by the coding sequence ATGCCAAGAGCTGCAAGAATAAAAGGTGAAAATTCAATTTACCATATTATGAGTAGAAGTATAAGTGAATTTAACTTATATAGGGGTGTTGAGGATAAGGAAAAGTATATTGAAATAATGAAAAAGTATAAGAATATTTTTAAGTTTAAAGTTTATGGATATTGTATTATGAATACACATAATCACTTTATTATAGATTCAAATGGAGCTGACATTTCAAAAATAATGCATGGTATAAATCACTTTATTATAGATTCAAATGGAGCTGACATTTCAAAAATAATGCATGGTATAAATCAAAGTTATGCACAATATTATAACAAAAAATATAAAAGGCATGGACACGTTTTTCAAGACAGATTTAAAAGTAAAATTGTTGATAATGATAAATACCTTTTAACATTATCAGCCTATATACATTCCAATCCAATGTCTATAAAGAAATATAGCAATAAGTTAGAAAAATACAAGTTTTCAAGCCTTGGAATCTACTTAGGGACAATGAATGATAGATTTGGCTTAATAGATAAGGAGTTTATTCTTGGTCATTTCAGCAATAACGAAATAAATGCAAAGAAAACATATTTGGATTTTATAAGAAGAATTACCAATAACAGCGTTAGCGAAAATATTGAATTTAAAAAAGAAAAAACCGTGTATTTAAGTCAAAGAAAAATAATTACAAGACATTTTACAGTTGACGATATATTGAAATTTTTAAATGAAAGATATCAAATATCAGAAAGTATTCTCAGAATGAAAAATTGTAGATCAGCCACAGAAAAAAGGGCAATATTTGTGTTATTAATGAGAAGTTTATGCAACTTCAAATATAAGGATATATGTAAGGTAATAGGTAACATTACTCAATCAAGGGTGTCAATGTTATGCAATATTGGAGTGAAGTTAGTAAATTCAGAAGAAAAATATATAGGAATTTTAGATGAAATTATTGTCAGATAA
- a CDS encoding ABC transporter ATP-binding protein, which produces MSRIDDYNATEKLDIGIWRRLFKYLTKFKKGLILLALLMTIVAGIDSIMPLMTRYAIDNFVVKKTTSGLVKFGVVYFCIFSFQAFNVRLFIRQAGKIETHLAYHIRQLGFKRLQQLSFSYYDNSSVGWLMARMTSDVARLSEIISWGLIDMVWAVVMMIGFICIMLYYDVKLTLVSMCVVPPLFLVGVFFQKKILKSYRKVRKLNSQLTADFSEEVSGAKTTKTLVREDENLNEFKQDADNMRNSAIRAVIFSSLFLPIVITMGSIGTGFALWFGGNEVMTKTLTYGTFVMFISYTIQFFDPVSQLAGTIAELQQAQASAERIISLIETEPDIWDRKDVIEKYGDLFNGKKENWEEMHGDIEFKNVCFSYKNGEKVLDNFNLKVKKGETIALVGETGSGKSTIVNLICRFYEPSSGEILIDGKDYRERSLLWLQSNIGYVLQSPHLFSGTIRDNIRYGKLDASQEEIERAAKLVNAHEFIMKMDNGYESQVGEDGGNLSTGEKQLISFARAIVSNPAIFVLDEATSSIDTETEKMIQSAIGKVLSGRTSFVVAHRLSTIVSADKILVIKKGRITESGTHKELLRNKGYYFRLYTNQLLQEKEIESANIV; this is translated from the coding sequence ATGAGCAGGATAGATGATTATAATGCAACGGAAAAACTAGATATTGGAATATGGAGAAGGCTTTTTAAGTATTTGACGAAATTTAAGAAAGGGCTTATATTATTAGCGCTTTTAATGACTATAGTAGCAGGTATAGATTCAATAATGCCTTTAATGACAAGATATGCCATAGATAATTTTGTAGTAAAAAAAACTACCAGTGGACTTGTAAAGTTTGGGGTGGTCTACTTTTGTATTTTTTCATTCCAAGCATTCAATGTAAGGTTATTTATCAGGCAGGCTGGTAAAATTGAGACCCACCTTGCCTATCATATAAGGCAGCTAGGCTTCAAAAGATTACAGCAGTTGTCATTCTCATATTATGATAATTCTTCTGTAGGCTGGCTTATGGCAAGAATGACCTCAGACGTAGCCAGGTTAAGCGAAATCATTTCATGGGGACTTATTGATATGGTTTGGGCTGTAGTAATGATGATTGGTTTTATTTGTATAATGCTTTATTACGATGTAAAACTTACTTTAGTTAGTATGTGCGTTGTACCTCCATTGTTTCTAGTCGGAGTATTTTTTCAAAAGAAAATATTAAAATCCTATAGAAAGGTCAGAAAGCTGAATTCACAGCTTACTGCAGATTTTAGTGAAGAGGTATCTGGTGCAAAAACAACAAAGACATTGGTTCGTGAGGATGAAAATCTTAATGAATTTAAACAGGATGCTGATAATATGAGAAATTCGGCAATAAGAGCTGTAATCTTTTCTTCATTATTTCTTCCTATCGTAATTACTATGGGAAGCATAGGAACAGGCTTTGCACTATGGTTTGGCGGAAATGAAGTTATGACTAAAACATTAACTTATGGTACCTTTGTCATGTTTATTTCATACACGATACAATTTTTTGACCCGGTAAGCCAGCTGGCTGGAACTATTGCAGAACTTCAGCAGGCACAAGCTTCTGCAGAAAGAATTATTTCCCTTATAGAAACTGAACCTGATATATGGGACAGAAAAGATGTAATAGAAAAGTATGGAGATTTATTTAATGGGAAAAAAGAAAACTGGGAAGAAATGCATGGCGACATAGAATTTAAGAATGTATGTTTTTCATATAAAAATGGAGAAAAGGTGTTGGATAACTTTAATTTAAAAGTAAAAAAAGGAGAGACAATAGCTCTTGTCGGAGAAACAGGCTCAGGGAAAAGTACTATTGTAAATTTAATATGCAGATTTTATGAGCCAAGCAGTGGAGAAATATTGATTGATGGGAAGGATTACAGGGAAAGATCCCTTTTATGGCTTCAATCAAATATAGGCTATGTACTGCAAAGCCCGCATTTGTTTAGCGGCACCATTAGGGACAACATCAGATATGGGAAACTTGATGCATCACAGGAGGAAATAGAAAGAGCTGCAAAACTAGTAAATGCTCATGAATTTATTATGAAAATGGACAATGGATATGAATCACAGGTTGGAGAAGACGGGGGAAATCTCTCCACTGGTGAGAAACAGCTTATTTCTTTTGCCAGAGCAATAGTTTCAAATCCTGCCATATTTGTTTTGGATGAAGCCACATCGTCCATTGACACTGAAACAGAGAAAATGATTCAAAGTGCCATAGGAAAAGTTCTTTCAGGAAGAACAAGTTTTGTAGTGGCGCATAGACTGTCAACTATAGTTTCAGCTGATAAAATTCTTGTAATTAAAAAAGGTAGAATTACAGAATCTGGCACACATAAGGAATTATTGAGGAATAAAGGCTACTATTTCAGACTTTATACAAATCAGCTTCTTCAGGAAAAGGAAATTGAAAGTGCAAATATAGTATAG